From Salvelinus namaycush isolate Seneca chromosome 27, SaNama_1.0, whole genome shotgun sequence, the proteins below share one genomic window:
- the LOC120022111 gene encoding BET1 homolog isoform X2: protein MRRAGLGEGGPLENVVASGYSAYEEENEHLQEGLRAKVSALKHDSDFDSTGGLLGATIGRVKQLSRGSQTKLLCYMLFFCFLVFTILYWFIKLR from the exons ATGAGACGAGCAGGTTTGG GCGAAGGAGGACCTCTTGAAAATGTTGTGGCCAGTGGATACAGCGCGTACGAAGAGGAAAATGAACACTTACAAGAGGGTCTGAGAGCCAAAGTCAGCGCCTTGAAGCAT GACTCAGACTTTGACTCAACAGGTGGTTTGCTGGGGGCCACCATAGGGAGAGTGAAGCAGCTTTCCAGGGGAAGTCAGACCAAGCTCCTGTGCTACATGCTGTTCTTCTGCTTCTTGGTCTTCACCATCCTTTACTGGTTTATCAAACTGAGGTGA
- the LOC120022111 gene encoding BET1 homolog isoform X1 — translation MRRAGLGEGGPLENVVASGYSAYEEENEHLQEGLRAKVSALKHLSIDIGTEVKYQKNMLDDMDSDFDSTGGLLGATIGRVKQLSRGSQTKLLCYMLFFCFLVFTILYWFIKLR, via the exons ATGAGACGAGCAGGTTTGG GCGAAGGAGGACCTCTTGAAAATGTTGTGGCCAGTGGATACAGCGCGTACGAAGAGGAAAATGAACACTTACAAGAGGGTCTGAGAGCCAAAGTCAGCGCCTTGAAGCAT TTGTCAATAGATATCGGAACAGAAGTGAAATACCAAAAAAACATGTTGGACGATATG GACTCAGACTTTGACTCAACAGGTGGTTTGCTGGGGGCCACCATAGGGAGAGTGAAGCAGCTTTCCAGGGGAAGTCAGACCAAGCTCCTGTGCTACATGCTGTTCTTCTGCTTCTTGGTCTTCACCATCCTTTACTGGTTTATCAAACTGAGGTGA